Proteins co-encoded in one Populus trichocarpa isolate Nisqually-1 chromosome 10, P.trichocarpa_v4.1, whole genome shotgun sequence genomic window:
- the LOC7459763 gene encoding protein PLANT CADMIUM RESISTANCE 2 translates to MYSSNSSSYDKFSNSQPPVFSQDTSTTGIPVSTTSQFYSTDDSRSSIELRSKSKGPWSTGLCDCFDDWRNCCVTFWCPCITFGQIAEIVDKGASSCGVNGALYALISCVTCCPCCYSCFYRAKMRQQYLLRETPCGDCLVHCCCEYCSLCQEYRELKSRGYDLAMGWHGNVEKKNRSVEMASVPPTVEEGMSR, encoded by the exons ATGTACTCATCAAACTCATCTTCTTATGACAAATTCTCCAATTCGCAGCCACCAGTCTTCAGTCAAGATACATCAACAACTGGGATTCCAGTGAGTACAACAAGCCAGTTCTACAGTACTGATGATTCTAGATCTTCTATTGAACTCCGATCCAAGAGCAAGGGTCCCTGGTCAACTGGGTTATGTGACTGCTTCGATGATTGGCGAAACT GTTGTGTAACTTTTTGGTGCCCCTGCATCACTTTTGGACAAATTGCTGAAATTGTCGATAAGGGAGCTTCAT CCTGTGGTGTAAATGGAGCACTTTACGCACTGATTTCATGTGTCACTTGCTGTCCGTGCTGCTACTCGTGCTTCTATCGTGCAAAAATGAGGCAGCAATACTTGTTGAGGGAAACTCCCTGCGGGGACTGTTTGGTTCATTGCTGCTGTGAGTATTGTTCTTTGTGTCAAGAATATCGCGAGCTCAAGAGTCGTGGATATGACTTGGCCATGG GATGGCATGGCAATGTGGAGAAGAAGAATCGCAGCGTAGAGATGGCTTCAGTGCCACCGACTGTTGAAGAAGGCATGAGCCGATAG
- the LOC7462685 gene encoding F-box protein SKIP28 isoform X2 — protein sequence MGILHYVEPGPPHEALFFVLAYLDVFDLLVMSEVCMPLRDAVSKDVLPWRDIIIERPLNSRLSDEILVQITSKAHGRLRTLALINCFKITDDGLQTVIEKNHLISKLHVPGCSGLTPEGIIRTVKTLSQHHNSLESLQINGIHNLKKEHLETISSHLQMNPPHQKPQPILYHHHSSSLTSRNEESSRMIDVDICPKCNEVRTVFDCPRATSKSGREHSFTHCRGCYFCISRCEECGQCVDDEELEETLCFGILCTDCWLLLPKCCFCNQAYCKQHENQRCSLPDSTGFLCDLCNEKLETYGELE from the exons ATGGGGATTTTACATTAT GTGGAACCAGGGCCACCTCATGAGGCTCTATTTTTTGTCCTGGCTTACCTCGATGTATTTGACCTTCTTGTCATGAGTGAAGTTTGCATGCCACTCAGAGATGCAGTGAGCAAAGATGTATTACCGTGGCGGGATATCATCATTGAAAGGCCTTTGAACTCGAGATTGTCTGATGAGATTCTGGTGCAAATCACTTCGAAGGCACATGGCAGACTCAGAACTTTGGCTCTCATAAACTGTTTCAAGATCACAGATGATGGCCTTCAAACTGTCATTGAGAAAAATCATTTAATCAGTAAG CTCCACGTACCCGGATGCTCTGGCTTAACCCCTGAGGGAATCATAAGAACTGTGAAGACACTATCCCAACATCACAACAGCTTAGAGAGTTTACAGATAAACGGTATCCACAACCTAAAGAAAGAACACCTGGAAACAATTTCTTCTCATCTTCAAATGAACCCACCGCATCAAAAGCCACAGCCTATCCTGTATCATCACCATAGCAGTTCCTTAACATCAAGAAACGAAGAAAGTAGCCGCATGATTGATGTGGACATCTGTCCAAAGTGCAATGAAGTAAGAACAGTTTTCGACTGCCCGAGGGCGACCAGCAAGAGTGGGAGAGAGCACTCATTCACCCATTGTAGAGGATGCTACTTTTGCATTAGTAGGTGTGAAGAGTGCGGACAATGTGTGGATGATGAAGAACTGGAAGAGACtctttgttttggtattttgtgTACAGATTGCTGGCTTCTTCTTCCAAAATGTTGTTTTTGCAACCAGGCATACTGTAAGCAACATGAGAATCAGCGGTGCAGTCTTCCAGACAGTACTGGGTTTCTATGTGACCTTTGTAACGAGAAACTCGAAACTTATGGGGAATTAGAGTAG
- the LOC18102547 gene encoding protein PLANT CADMIUM RESISTANCE 2 isoform X5 — MDPSKPGASALEIDTKPQPAYPPPETGIPVGHASQYINENPQHPHHHQQRQHGQQARWSSGLCDCCSDVPSCCLTYWCPCITFGRIAEITDKGTTPCAVSGAIYGLLLCFTCCSCLYSCLYRSKLRTQYMLEESRCNDFLVHCCCESCALCQEYRELKHRGFDMASGWQESLQGPRGTVAPSAPVVGQGMTR, encoded by the exons ATGGATCCATCAAAGCCAGGTGCATCAGCCCTTGAAATAGACACAAAGCCACAGCCTGCATACCCACCCCCCGAGACCGGCATTCCAGTGGGACATGCAAGCCAGTATATCAA TGAGAATCCGCAGCATCCCCATCATCATCAACAGCGGCAGCATGGACAGCAGGCTCGTTGGTCCTCTGGCCTCTGTGATTGTTGTTCCGATGTCCCTAGTT GTTGCCTCACGTATTGGTGTCCATGTATCACTTTTGGACGGATTGCTGAGATTACAGATAAAGGAACAACAC CTTGTGCTGTGAGTGGAGCAATTTATGGATTGCTTTTGTGCTTCACTTGTTGCAGCTGCCTGTACTCATGCCTCTACCGGTCCAAATTAAGGACGCAATACATGTTAGAGGAGAGTCGTTGCAATGACTTTTTGGTTCACTGCTGCTGTGAGTCTTGCGCCCTGTGCCAAGAGTACCGCGAGCTCAAGCACCGTGGATTCGATATGGCTAGTG GTTGGCAAGAGAGTTTGCAGGGACCAAGGGGCACCGTGGCTCCATCAGCTCCGGTAGTTGGACAAGGCATGACCCGATAG
- the LOC7459761 gene encoding glucan endo-1,3-beta-glucosidase 3 isoform X1 gives MALLLLLFLLMVPVVSADEDAFIGVNIGTALSDMPSPTQVVALLKAQNIRHVRLYDADRAMLHALANTGIRVTVSVPNEQLLGIGQSNATAANWVARNVIAHVPATNITAIAVGSEILTTLPNAAPVLVSALKFIHSALVASNLDGQIKVSTPQSSSIILDSFPPSQAFFNRSWDPVMVPLLKFLQSTGSYFMLNVYPYYDYMQSNGVIPLDYALFRPLPPNKEAVDANTLLHYTNVFDAIVDAAYFSMSYLNFTKIPIFVTESGWPSKGDSSEPDATLDNANTYNSNLIRHVLNNTGTPKHPGIVVSTYIYELYNEDSRPGPVSEKNWGLFDANGMPVYTLHLTGAGTLLANDTTNQTFCVAKEGADPKMLQAALDWACGPGKVDCSFLLQGQPCYEPDNVVAHSTYAFNAYFQKMAKSPGTCDFKGVATITTSDPSHGSCIFPGSAGRNGTFPNTTSLAPSSNSSTSGCHSVYFYGAGSFTTSVIIGVLLMSMVCL, from the exons ATGGCTCTGCTGCTCCTGCTTTTCTTATTGATGGTGCCTGTTGTTTCTGCTGATGAAG ATGCCTTCATTGGTGTGAATATTGGCACAGCACTCTCTGACATGCCAAGTCCAACTCAGGTGGTAGCCCTTCTTAAGGCTCAGAACATTCGACATGTCAGGCTCTATGATGCAGACCGAGCCATGCTCCATGCACTTGCCAACACAGGCATCCGTGTAACTGTTTCAGTTCCCAATGAGCAGCTCCTTGGCATTGGTCAATCGAATGCCACTGCAGCCAACTGGGTTGCTCGCAATGTAATAGCCCATGTCCCTGCCACCAACATCACAGCCATTGCAGTTGGATCTGAAATCCTTACTACACTCCCAAATGCTGCCCCTGTCCTGGTCTCTGCCCTGAAGTTTATCCATTCTGCCCTTGTTGCCTCCAATCTTGATGGCCAAATTAAAGTCTCTACCCCTCAGTCTTCTTCCATCATCCTTGACTCTTTCCCTCCTTCCCAAGCCTTCTTCAATCGCTCTTGGGATCCAGTCATGGTTCCCTTGCTTAAATTTTTGCAGTCCACAGGGTCATACTTTATGCTAAATGTATATCCATACTATGACTACATGCAATCAAATGGTGTGATCCCGTTGGACTATGCGCTTTTCCGCCCCCTCCCTCCTAACAAGGAAGCTGTGGATGCTAATACACTCCTTCATTACACTAACGTCTTTGATGCCATTGTTGATGCAGCATATTTTTCAATGTCCTATCTGAACTTCACCAAAATCCCTATTTTTGTGACTGAGTCTGGCTGGCCATCCAAAGGTGACTCATCTGAGCCAGATGCAACACTTGACAATGCTAACACTTACAACAGCAACTTGATTAGGCATGTGCTTAATAACACAGGCACTCCCAAACATCCTGGGATTGTGGTTAGTACATATATTTACGAGCTCTATAATGAGGATTCGAGACCCGGGCCAGTCTCCGAAAAGAACTGGGGGCTTTTTGATGCCAACGGCATGCCAGTTTATACCTTACACTTGACTGGTGCTGGTACTTTACTTGCAAATGACACCACAAACCAAACCTTTTGTGTTGCAAAGGAAGGTGCTGACCCAAAGATGCTACAGGCAGCTCTTGATTGGGCTTGTGGACCTGGGAAAGTTGATTGCTCATTCTTGTTACAAGGGCAGCCATGCTATGAGCCAGATAATGTTGTTGCTCATTCAACATATGCTTTCAATGCTTATTTCCAGAAAATGGCCAAGTCTCCTGGTACTTGTGATTTTAAAGGTGTAGCCACCATCACCACCAGTGACCCAA GTCATGGTTCCTGTATATTTCCTGGAAG TGCTGGAAGAAATGGTACCTTCCCAAATACAACTTCTCTGGCGCCGTCATCAAATTCATCGACATCTGGTTGCCATTCCGTATATTTCTATGGTGCTGGTTCCTTCACAACCTCTGTGATTATAGGTGTTTTACTAATGAGCATGGTTTGCTTGTAA
- the LOC7462685 gene encoding F-box protein SKIP28 isoform X1, producing the protein MGILHYVENKMHESKEYFMQPLQILYAFFSHLGSKNRYTIREVEPGPPHEALFFVLAYLDVFDLLVMSEVCMPLRDAVSKDVLPWRDIIIERPLNSRLSDEILVQITSKAHGRLRTLALINCFKITDDGLQTVIEKNHLISKLHVPGCSGLTPEGIIRTVKTLSQHHNSLESLQINGIHNLKKEHLETISSHLQMNPPHQKPQPILYHHHSSSLTSRNEESSRMIDVDICPKCNEVRTVFDCPRATSKSGREHSFTHCRGCYFCISRCEECGQCVDDEELEETLCFGILCTDCWLLLPKCCFCNQAYCKQHENQRCSLPDSTGFLCDLCNEKLETYGELE; encoded by the exons ATGGGGATTTTACATTATGTAGAGAACAAAATGCATGAAAGTAAAGAATACTTTATGCAGCCTCTGCAAATTCTGtatgcttttttttctcatcttggTTCCAAAAATAGATATACAATCCGAGAGGTGGAACCAGGGCCACCTCATGAGGCTCTATTTTTTGTCCTGGCTTACCTCGATGTATTTGACCTTCTTGTCATGAGTGAAGTTTGCATGCCACTCAGAGATGCAGTGAGCAAAGATGTATTACCGTGGCGGGATATCATCATTGAAAGGCCTTTGAACTCGAGATTGTCTGATGAGATTCTGGTGCAAATCACTTCGAAGGCACATGGCAGACTCAGAACTTTGGCTCTCATAAACTGTTTCAAGATCACAGATGATGGCCTTCAAACTGTCATTGAGAAAAATCATTTAATCAGTAAG CTCCACGTACCCGGATGCTCTGGCTTAACCCCTGAGGGAATCATAAGAACTGTGAAGACACTATCCCAACATCACAACAGCTTAGAGAGTTTACAGATAAACGGTATCCACAACCTAAAGAAAGAACACCTGGAAACAATTTCTTCTCATCTTCAAATGAACCCACCGCATCAAAAGCCACAGCCTATCCTGTATCATCACCATAGCAGTTCCTTAACATCAAGAAACGAAGAAAGTAGCCGCATGATTGATGTGGACATCTGTCCAAAGTGCAATGAAGTAAGAACAGTTTTCGACTGCCCGAGGGCGACCAGCAAGAGTGGGAGAGAGCACTCATTCACCCATTGTAGAGGATGCTACTTTTGCATTAGTAGGTGTGAAGAGTGCGGACAATGTGTGGATGATGAAGAACTGGAAGAGACtctttgttttggtattttgtgTACAGATTGCTGGCTTCTTCTTCCAAAATGTTGTTTTTGCAACCAGGCATACTGTAAGCAACATGAGAATCAGCGGTGCAGTCTTCCAGACAGTACTGGGTTTCTATGTGACCTTTGTAACGAGAAACTCGAAACTTATGGGGAATTAGAGTAG
- the LOC127903884 gene encoding uncharacterized protein LOC127903884 isoform X1, whose protein sequence is MDGAELELERRSKFLSSLIEKKKAKEHQEQHSKLNVRVRAADMPVLLQDRAFRCARDQLDSMPGKLDSKRLALALKKFLLVCQEFDAAYGPAWHCIVGTSFGSYVTHSTGGFLYFSIDKVYILLFRTAVEPLNR, encoded by the exons ATGGACGGAGCAGAGCTGGAACTAGAGCGAAGGAGCAAGTTCTTGAGTAGTttgatagagaaaaagaaagccaAAGAGCATCAAGAGCAACACAGCAAGCTCAATGTTCGTGTCAGAGCTGCTGATATGCCCGTTCTTTTGCAAGACCGAGCTTTTAGGTGTGCTCGTGACCAGCTTGACTCCATGCCTGGAAAGCTTGATAGCAAACGCCTCGCTCTTGCCCTGAAGAAG TTTTTACTGGTTTGCCAGGAATTTGATGCTGCATATGGTCCAGCTTGGCACTGCATTGTTGGAACTAGCTTTGGTTCATATGTTACTCATTCCACAGGAGGTTTCTTGTATTTTTCGATCGACAAGGTTTACATCCTTCTCTTTAGGACTGCTGTCGAACCTTTAAACCGTTGA
- the LOC18102547 gene encoding protein PLANT CADMIUM RESISTANCE 2 isoform X1, whose protein sequence is MDPSKPGASALEIDTKPQPAYPPPETGIPVGHASQYINIPVGHATLYINENPQHPHHHQQRQHGQQARWSSGLCDCCSDVPSCCLTYWCPCITFGRIAEITDKGTTPCAVSGAIYGLLLCFTCCSCLYSCLYRSKLRTQYMLEESRCNDFLVHCCCESCALCQEYRELKHRGFDMASGWQESLQGPRGTVAPSAPVVGQGMTR, encoded by the exons ATGGATCCATCAAAGCCAGGTGCATCAGCCCTTGAAATAGACACAAAGCCACAGCCTGCATACCCACCCCCCGAGACCGGCATTCCAGTGGGACATGCAAGCCAGTATATCAACATTCCAGTGGGACATGCAACCCTGTATATCAATGAGAATCCGCAGCATCCCCATCATCATCAACAGCGGCAGCATGGACAGCAGGCTCGTTGGTCCTCTGGCCTCTGTGATTGTTGTTCCGATGTCCCTAGTT GTTGCCTCACGTATTGGTGTCCATGTATCACTTTTGGACGGATTGCTGAGATTACAGATAAAGGAACAACAC CTTGTGCTGTGAGTGGAGCAATTTATGGATTGCTTTTGTGCTTCACTTGTTGCAGCTGCCTGTACTCATGCCTCTACCGGTCCAAATTAAGGACGCAATACATGTTAGAGGAGAGTCGTTGCAATGACTTTTTGGTTCACTGCTGCTGTGAGTCTTGCGCCCTGTGCCAAGAGTACCGCGAGCTCAAGCACCGTGGATTCGATATGGCTAGTG GTTGGCAAGAGAGTTTGCAGGGACCAAGGGGCACCGTGGCTCCATCAGCTCCGGTAGTTGGACAAGGCATGACCCGATAG
- the LOC7459761 gene encoding glucan endo-1,3-beta-glucosidase 3 isoform X2, with product MALLLLLFLLMVPVVSADEDAFIGVNIGTALSDMPSPTQVVALLKAQNIRHVRLYDADRAMLHALANTGIRVTVSVPNEQLLGIGQSNATAANWVARNVIAHVPATNITAIAVGSEILTTLPNAAPVLVSALKFIHSALVASNLDGQIKVSTPQSSSIILDSFPPSQAFFNRSWDPVMVPLLKFLQSTGSYFMLNVYPYYDYMQSNGVIPLDYALFRPLPPNKEAVDANTLLHYTNVFDAIVDAAYFSMSYLNFTKIPIFVTESGWPSKGDSSEPDATLDNANTYNSNLIRHVLNNTGTPKHPGIVVSTYIYELYNEDSRPGPVSEKNWGLFDANGMPVYTLHLTGAGTLLANDTTNQTFCVAKEGADPKMLQAALDWACGPGKVDCSFLLQGQPCYEPDNVVAHSTYAFNAYFQKMAKSPGTCDFKGVATITTSDPSHGSCIFPGSAGRNGTFPNTTSLAPSSNSSTSGCHSVYFYGQTLFPVVQCQMVLLHMFL from the exons ATGGCTCTGCTGCTCCTGCTTTTCTTATTGATGGTGCCTGTTGTTTCTGCTGATGAAG ATGCCTTCATTGGTGTGAATATTGGCACAGCACTCTCTGACATGCCAAGTCCAACTCAGGTGGTAGCCCTTCTTAAGGCTCAGAACATTCGACATGTCAGGCTCTATGATGCAGACCGAGCCATGCTCCATGCACTTGCCAACACAGGCATCCGTGTAACTGTTTCAGTTCCCAATGAGCAGCTCCTTGGCATTGGTCAATCGAATGCCACTGCAGCCAACTGGGTTGCTCGCAATGTAATAGCCCATGTCCCTGCCACCAACATCACAGCCATTGCAGTTGGATCTGAAATCCTTACTACACTCCCAAATGCTGCCCCTGTCCTGGTCTCTGCCCTGAAGTTTATCCATTCTGCCCTTGTTGCCTCCAATCTTGATGGCCAAATTAAAGTCTCTACCCCTCAGTCTTCTTCCATCATCCTTGACTCTTTCCCTCCTTCCCAAGCCTTCTTCAATCGCTCTTGGGATCCAGTCATGGTTCCCTTGCTTAAATTTTTGCAGTCCACAGGGTCATACTTTATGCTAAATGTATATCCATACTATGACTACATGCAATCAAATGGTGTGATCCCGTTGGACTATGCGCTTTTCCGCCCCCTCCCTCCTAACAAGGAAGCTGTGGATGCTAATACACTCCTTCATTACACTAACGTCTTTGATGCCATTGTTGATGCAGCATATTTTTCAATGTCCTATCTGAACTTCACCAAAATCCCTATTTTTGTGACTGAGTCTGGCTGGCCATCCAAAGGTGACTCATCTGAGCCAGATGCAACACTTGACAATGCTAACACTTACAACAGCAACTTGATTAGGCATGTGCTTAATAACACAGGCACTCCCAAACATCCTGGGATTGTGGTTAGTACATATATTTACGAGCTCTATAATGAGGATTCGAGACCCGGGCCAGTCTCCGAAAAGAACTGGGGGCTTTTTGATGCCAACGGCATGCCAGTTTATACCTTACACTTGACTGGTGCTGGTACTTTACTTGCAAATGACACCACAAACCAAACCTTTTGTGTTGCAAAGGAAGGTGCTGACCCAAAGATGCTACAGGCAGCTCTTGATTGGGCTTGTGGACCTGGGAAAGTTGATTGCTCATTCTTGTTACAAGGGCAGCCATGCTATGAGCCAGATAATGTTGTTGCTCATTCAACATATGCTTTCAATGCTTATTTCCAGAAAATGGCCAAGTCTCCTGGTACTTGTGATTTTAAAGGTGTAGCCACCATCACCACCAGTGACCCAA GTCATGGTTCCTGTATATTTCCTGGAAG TGCTGGAAGAAATGGTACCTTCCCAAATACAACTTCTCTGGCGCCGTCATCAAATTCATCGACATCTGGTTGCCATTCCGTATATTTCTATG GTCAAACGTTGTTCCCAGTAGTACAATGTCAAATGGTTTTGCTGCACATGTTCTTGTAG
- the LOC127903884 gene encoding uncharacterized protein LOC127903884 isoform X2, whose protein sequence is MDGAELELERRSKFLSSLIEKKKAKEHQEQHSKLNVRVRAADMPVLLQDRAFRCARDQLDSMPGKLDSKRLALALKKEFDAAYGPAWHCIVGTSFGSYVTHSTGGFLYFSIDKVYILLFRTAVEPLNR, encoded by the exons ATGGACGGAGCAGAGCTGGAACTAGAGCGAAGGAGCAAGTTCTTGAGTAGTttgatagagaaaaagaaagccaAAGAGCATCAAGAGCAACACAGCAAGCTCAATGTTCGTGTCAGAGCTGCTGATATGCCCGTTCTTTTGCAAGACCGAGCTTTTAGGTGTGCTCGTGACCAGCTTGACTCCATGCCTGGAAAGCTTGATAGCAAACGCCTCGCTCTTGCCCTGAAGAAG GAATTTGATGCTGCATATGGTCCAGCTTGGCACTGCATTGTTGGAACTAGCTTTGGTTCATATGTTACTCATTCCACAGGAGGTTTCTTGTATTTTTCGATCGACAAGGTTTACATCCTTCTCTTTAGGACTGCTGTCGAACCTTTAAACCGTTGA